A region of Saccharomyces mikatae IFO 1815 strain IFO1815 genome assembly, chromosome: 12 DNA encodes the following proteins:
- the SFP1 gene encoding zinc-coordinating transcription factor SFP1 (similar to Saccharomyces cerevisiae SFP1 (YLR403W); ancestral locus Anc_4.265), whose translation MDFTTMTMASNMATSAATTTTTTHPPINSSSSPNNDNDSNQNTPSILINNNSDSSNGKNTDFNGVNNIHQKNNTNNANNVHLYSPNIMDQTLLTPQDIAKLRRESIAHSQGMGGVSWGSISVGSWLRDEIISRRSSIVPASANGTAGVAPVTATAATNTLQIQQPAKRPSVSNPPYHRGYSISPQIAYTAYLPNLEKQYCKDYSCCGLSLPGLHDLLRHYEEAHISTSPNTANMSQIPMNSAGTVSSSVRMTNNISGTSYNPQNNTPVNTKNAAQKINNMQAHSGNATNNTSINNMHAHLHSNMDSNSIIRQSQHPQHQQNIIQQQLQSNPVNHTSGVVPTQSAMGSATLSSTTANPSVISITGTSNPNLSMANHSQQLHLNGNLVDAVSTNEVFLRTNNSPSRQTPHNKSTGNSNNNGINISNINSHNTNNNINMGNKNIMVNRPHTFNNYSLNKTSRNPIQHQSRKIDPHQTDLSPLVLVQDIDLSFMDDDILGPSNHSSINSSVNPTANPHNYNSFHSSVHVKSSQNMMDDQDIDDIDDDDDDDDDDDDDDDTENGSTSNGKSVHNSNYKLPQQAYIDDPARRLYVMDHEEQKPFKCPVIGCEKTYKNQNGLKYHRLHGHQNQKLHENPDGTFSVIDPDSTDSFGDGMGSAKDKPYRCEVCGKRYKNLNGLKYHRGHSTH comes from the coding sequence ATGGATTTCACAACAATGACTATGGCAAGTAATATGGCTACCAGCGCTGCTACAACGACTACCACTACACATCCACCTAtaaattcttcatccaGCCctaataatgataatgattcTAATCAGAATACACCTTCTATCCTGATAAATAACAACTCGGATTCATCTAACGGAAAAAACACAGATTTTAACGGCGTCAATAATAttcaccaaaaaaataacacgAACAATGCAAATAATGTTCACTTATATTCGCCTAATATAATGGACCAGACCCTACTAACTCCACAGGACATTGCTAAGTTACGGAGAGAATCAATAGCTCATTCACAAGGGATGGGTGGTGTCTCATGGGGGTCCATTAGTGTTGGTTCCTGGTTAAGAGATGAGATTATTAGCCGTAGGAGCAGTATTGTACCCGCATCAGCAAACGGTACTGCCGGTGTTGCTCCCGTTACCGCCACTGCTGCCACCAATACTTTGCAAATACAACAACCGGCTAAGAGACCCTCTGTCAGTAATCCTCCATATCATAGAGGGTACTCTATTTCTCCCCAAATAGCCTATACTGCTTATCTTCCAAATTTAGAAAAGCAATACTGTAAAGATTATTCATGCTGTGGTCTTTCTTTGCCAGGTTTACATGATTTACTGAGACATTACGAAGAAGCGCACATATCCACTTCTCCTAATACGGCCAACATGTCGCAGATACCGATGAACTCCGCTGGTACTGTCAGTTCGTCAGTTCGCATGACTAACAATATTTCTGGTACAAGTTACAACCCACAAAATAATACGCCTGTCAATACAAAAAATGCCGCTCAGAAGATCAATAATATGCAAGCCCATAGCGGCAATGCAACTAATAACACCTCCATTAATAATATGCATGCCCATCTCCATAGCAACATGGATTCTAACTCCATAATACGACAATCTCAGCATCCTCAACACCAGCAGAATATAATACAACAACAATTGCAATCGAATCCTGTCAACCATACATCAGGAGTCGTACCAACTCAAAGTGCAATGGGTTCAGCAACTTTGTCATCCACAACAGCGAATCCGAGTGTAATATCTATAACGGGAACTTCTAACCCAAATTTATCGATGGCGAACCACTCGCAACAACTACATTTGAACGGTAATCTAGTTGATGCTGTTTCAACAAATGAAGTGTTTTTAAGGACCAACAATTCTCCTTCAAGGCAAACACCTCATAATAAATCAACGGGTaatagtaacaataatgGTATCAATATCAGTAATATTAACTCGCACAAtaccaataataatattaacaTGGGtaataaaaacattatGGTGAATCGTCCACATACATTTAACAATTACTCTTTGAATAAGACGTCAAGAAACCCTATTCAACATCAATCGAGAAAAATAGATCCTCACCAAACGGATTTATCACCTTTAGTGCTTGTCCAAGATATTGATTTAAGTTTTATGGATGACGATATTTTGGGTCCTAGTAATCACAGTTCCATCAATTCTTCCGTGAATCCGACTGCAAATCCTCACAACTATAATTCTTTCCATTCTTCTGTGCATGTAAAGTCTTCTCAAAACATGATGGATGATCaagatattgatgatattgatgacgatgatgatgacgatgatgatgacgatgatgacgatgacaCAGAAAACGGTTCTACCTCTAATGGAAAATCAGTTCATAATAGCAATTACAAGTTACCTCAACAAGCTTACATTGACGATCCTGCGAGAAGACTTTATGTTATGGATCATGAGGAGCAAAAGCCCTTCAAATGTCCTGTTATTGGGTGTGAAAAGACGTATAAAAACCAAAATGGTTTGAAGTATCACAGGTTGCATGGTCATCAGAATCAAAAGTTACACGAAAATCCTGACGGCACGTTCAGCGTGATAGATCCAGATTCTACAGATTCATTTGGTGATGGGATGGGATCGGCTAAGGATAAACCCTACCGCTGTGAAGTTTGTGGTAAGAGGTACAAGAATCTAAACGGTTTAAAATATCATAGAGGCCACTCAACTCATTaa